The following coding sequences are from one Granulicella arctica window:
- the fliF gene encoding flagellar basal-body MS-ring/collar protein FliF, with translation MAETVEAAGLERRPGMASVPGGNVAEKAAAMASALRQRIAAMAPGRRNWLIASVCVVVAIFAAMGWFAQRPDWKVLFSGLEAKDVQQVSQELAAAGISYQATTDGTGVEVPAELIDKARMEVAAKGMPQTGRLGFELFDKPNWVGSEFDERVNYQRALEGELEHTIGTLSAVKSARVHLVLPQPSLFLAAEKVAKASVVLKLRRTAMDPEQADSIRSLVAGAVENLSPEQVTLVDADGRVNLKAKSAGGVEDAAAEEALEAKLVAMLEPLAGRDNVRATVNVSYDQGSEERTDEVYDPSQTAAVSMQKSEQTAAGQGKAGGVPGTASNTPAGSPQGAVQGSTAAAAPGTPPLLQKDPNLPVYPQVNAQGQSLKEENGTYAVTRHLVHSEQGPGRVRRVTAAVLVNDRMATEGAGKLEHAVWKPRSGEEMHRLEELAQAAVGFDTRRGDQVVMQNISFSSNAPEPKAAAMDKALEQVHALLKTQPGLLRTAMIGVCGLLLVLFVVRPAVRQVTATLSEPMLLTAGAAGPAVAELQAPVEAQRSDFERMLPREARSKTPTLRDGIYDYVAESVRRDSAQSTRLVEAWIGTSGEVE, from the coding sequence ATGGCAGAGACAGTAGAGGCGGCAGGACTGGAACGTAGACCGGGGATGGCCAGTGTGCCCGGAGGCAACGTCGCTGAGAAGGCGGCGGCGATGGCCTCCGCTCTGCGGCAAAGAATAGCGGCGATGGCTCCAGGACGCAGAAATTGGCTGATTGCCTCGGTGTGCGTGGTGGTAGCGATCTTCGCTGCAATGGGATGGTTTGCTCAGCGACCCGACTGGAAGGTGTTGTTCTCGGGGCTGGAAGCGAAGGATGTGCAGCAGGTATCGCAGGAACTGGCTGCCGCGGGAATCTCGTATCAGGCCACGACGGATGGAACGGGCGTTGAGGTTCCGGCGGAGTTGATCGACAAGGCCCGGATGGAGGTTGCGGCTAAAGGTATGCCGCAGACAGGCCGGCTTGGATTCGAGTTGTTCGATAAGCCGAACTGGGTGGGTAGTGAATTTGACGAGCGGGTGAACTATCAGCGCGCGCTTGAGGGTGAGCTCGAGCACACGATCGGCACGTTGAGCGCGGTGAAGTCGGCGCGGGTTCACCTTGTGCTTCCACAACCTTCGTTGTTTCTTGCGGCGGAGAAGGTGGCAAAGGCTTCCGTGGTGCTGAAACTCCGGCGGACCGCCATGGATCCGGAGCAGGCTGATTCGATACGCAGCCTTGTGGCTGGGGCAGTCGAGAACCTGAGCCCGGAACAGGTAACTCTGGTCGATGCGGATGGCAGGGTGAATCTGAAGGCGAAGTCAGCCGGAGGTGTTGAGGATGCGGCGGCGGAAGAGGCGCTTGAGGCGAAGCTGGTGGCGATGTTGGAGCCGCTCGCGGGACGGGATAATGTGCGGGCGACGGTGAATGTCAGTTATGACCAAGGGAGTGAAGAGCGAACGGATGAGGTCTACGATCCTTCGCAGACGGCTGCAGTGAGTATGCAGAAGAGTGAGCAGACGGCTGCGGGACAGGGAAAGGCGGGTGGGGTCCCGGGAACGGCCAGCAACACGCCCGCCGGTTCGCCGCAGGGCGCGGTGCAGGGGTCGACCGCTGCTGCAGCACCGGGGACACCGCCGCTGTTGCAAAAAGACCCGAACCTGCCGGTATATCCGCAGGTGAATGCCCAGGGTCAGAGCCTAAAGGAAGAGAACGGGACATACGCGGTGACACGACATCTCGTTCATAGCGAGCAAGGACCGGGCCGCGTGCGCCGTGTTACAGCGGCGGTGCTGGTAAATGACCGGATGGCAACCGAAGGTGCAGGGAAGCTGGAGCATGCCGTCTGGAAGCCAAGGAGTGGCGAAGAGATGCATCGACTTGAAGAGTTGGCGCAAGCTGCGGTTGGATTTGATACGAGACGTGGAGACCAGGTGGTGATGCAGAACATCAGCTTCAGCTCGAATGCTCCAGAGCCAAAAGCTGCGGCAATGGATAAGGCCCTGGAGCAGGTCCATGCATTGCTCAAGACGCAACCGGGACTGCTGAGAACGGCGATGATTGGCGTCTGTGGGTTACTTCTGGTCTTGTTTGTAGTGCGTCCGGCTGTGCGCCAGGTAACGGCCACGTTGAGTGAGCCGATGTTACTGACAGCAGGAGCGGCAGGTCCTGCTGTTGCAGAGCTACAGGCACCTGTAGAAGCTCAACGAAGCGACTTCGAGCGCATGTTGCCACGAGAGGCGAGATCGAAGACGCCGACTTTACGTGATGGAATTTATGACTATGTCGCGGAGAGTGTTCGTCGCGATTCTGCACAGAGTACACGCTTAGTAGAAGCGTGGATCGGCACCTCCGGGGAGGTAGAGTAA
- a CDS encoding flagellar hook assembly protein FlgD, with the protein MSGLQFNSLTSAGTAAASVASSLIPKKHMSASPAQAMAVGDKAAAAPANDASAGDITSSDFLTLLVSELKNQDPTQPTDPNAYITQLVGVNSLQQLISINSGLTSIETPPAS; encoded by the coding sequence ATGAGTGGACTACAGTTTAATTCTCTTACGAGTGCAGGAACGGCGGCGGCTAGTGTCGCTTCTTCACTCATTCCAAAAAAGCACATGTCGGCATCACCTGCACAGGCAATGGCGGTGGGGGACAAAGCGGCAGCAGCACCGGCGAATGACGCGTCTGCCGGCGACATCACCTCAAGTGACTTTCTTACGCTGCTGGTGAGTGAGCTGAAAAATCAAGACCCAACGCAACCCACTGATCCGAATGCTTACATCACGCAACTGGTCGGCGTAAATAGCCTGCAGCAGTTGATCTCGATCAACTCGGGTCTCACGTCGATCGAGACTCCGCCTGCCAGCTAA
- the flgC gene encoding flagellar basal body rod protein FlgC yields the protein MNLFGLMDVSASALKAERVRAEVVAANMANAETTRTEDGGPYQRKHVVFQADAGAGSFQQTLLSRMGAGALQGSGTSFGLLGSGNSSDSVTGGVEVTGVLADQSAPLRRFDPQHPDAGPDGYVAYPDINPLTEMVDLMGATRAYGMNASAVQAEKGMVASSLELLK from the coding sequence ATGAACCTCTTTGGGTTGATGGACGTAAGCGCGTCGGCCCTGAAGGCGGAACGGGTGCGGGCGGAGGTAGTCGCGGCGAACATGGCCAATGCAGAGACAACGCGCACGGAAGACGGTGGACCATATCAGCGAAAGCACGTGGTATTTCAAGCGGATGCTGGTGCGGGAAGTTTTCAGCAGACCCTGCTAAGCCGAATGGGAGCAGGTGCTTTGCAGGGGAGCGGTACGAGCTTCGGGCTGCTTGGCTCGGGCAACTCTTCGGACAGCGTAACGGGAGGGGTCGAGGTGACGGGCGTCCTGGCCGATCAGAGTGCGCCACTGCGCCGGTTTGACCCACAGCATCCAGATGCTGGTCCTGATGGTTATGTCGCTTATCCGGACATCAATCCGCTTACCGAGATGGTGGACCTGATGGGCGCAACGCGTGCTTACGGGATGAACGCCTCGGCCGTGCAGGCAGAGAAGGGCATGGTTGCATCGTCGTTGGAGTTGTTGAAGTAA
- a CDS encoding FliI/YscN family ATPase produces the protein MQDAVQTSGSLEAYFSRLAVRPAWRWCGRVVKADGQTVESEGPLCSVGESCEITDSAGGRHRAEVIGFRGRHVLVMPLEATVGIRYGDRVTALGERAGVVVGEQMAGRVLNALGAPLDDLPALRLTATWPLDGSMPRAMEREPIRDPLQTGLRVLDGMLTVGRGQRIGIFGGSGVGKSTLIGMMTRNTAADITVVGLVGERGREVREFVEDSLGEDGRKRSVVLVSTSDQSPLLRMRAAMAATAVAEFYASRGKHVLLVLDSLTRYAMAAREVGLAAGEPPASKGYTPSVFARLAKLVERAGNFKTGSITAFYTVLMEGDDQQDPVVDAVRSLLDGHVVLSRSMAAAGWYPPVDVLDSLSRLMPAVTTPEHREQAMIARRLLAAHARSEDLIRIGAYKPGTDADLDRAIRVMPAMKSFLQQGSRETMKMEQTVKQLQALELSR, from the coding sequence GTGCAGGATGCTGTACAGACTAGCGGCAGTCTTGAAGCTTACTTCTCGCGGCTGGCAGTTCGGCCGGCGTGGCGGTGGTGTGGACGAGTCGTTAAGGCCGATGGGCAGACGGTTGAGTCAGAGGGGCCACTCTGCTCCGTCGGGGAGAGCTGCGAGATTACCGATAGTGCGGGTGGGAGACATCGGGCCGAGGTCATTGGCTTTCGTGGCCGACACGTACTCGTGATGCCCCTTGAGGCAACGGTGGGGATTCGGTATGGCGATCGAGTGACGGCTCTGGGAGAGAGAGCAGGAGTTGTTGTGGGCGAGCAGATGGCCGGACGTGTTCTGAATGCGCTGGGAGCGCCGTTGGATGATCTACCAGCGCTGCGCCTGACTGCGACCTGGCCCTTGGATGGATCGATGCCGCGTGCTATGGAGCGTGAGCCGATTCGAGATCCGCTGCAGACGGGTTTGCGCGTGTTGGATGGCATGTTGACGGTGGGTCGCGGTCAGAGAATCGGTATCTTTGGCGGCTCAGGTGTTGGCAAGAGCACGTTGATTGGCATGATGACGCGCAACACGGCTGCGGACATTACCGTTGTCGGACTGGTGGGCGAGCGTGGCCGGGAGGTTCGGGAGTTTGTGGAGGACTCGCTCGGTGAAGACGGACGAAAACGATCCGTGGTTCTGGTGTCCACATCGGATCAGAGCCCTTTGTTGCGGATGCGAGCAGCTATGGCTGCGACCGCGGTAGCGGAATTCTATGCGTCACGGGGCAAGCATGTCCTCTTGGTGCTTGACTCGCTTACCCGCTATGCAATGGCTGCGCGCGAGGTTGGGCTGGCGGCGGGTGAGCCTCCGGCGAGTAAGGGGTACACGCCGTCAGTATTCGCGCGACTTGCAAAGCTTGTGGAGCGAGCTGGAAACTTCAAGACAGGGAGTATTACCGCTTTTTACACGGTACTGATGGAGGGTGATGATCAGCAAGACCCAGTAGTCGATGCCGTGCGCTCACTTCTGGATGGTCATGTGGTGCTGTCACGATCGATGGCGGCGGCGGGTTGGTATCCTCCTGTCGACGTGTTGGATTCGTTGAGCCGCCTCATGCCCGCGGTGACGACACCGGAGCATCGCGAGCAGGCAATGATTGCGCGCCGGTTGCTGGCGGCCCATGCACGATCGGAGGACCTGATACGGATCGGGGCATACAAACCAGGCACGGATGCTGATCTTGATCGCGCAATTCGAGTGATGCCTGCTATGAAGAGTTTTCTACAGCAGGGAAGCCGCGAGACGATGAAGATGGAACAGACGGTGAAGCAATTGCAAGCCCTGGAACTTTCCCGATGA
- a CDS encoding phosphoribosylaminoimidazolesuccinocarboxamide synthase, which translates to MSSALLHTDLGDLPLLARGKVRDIYSLGPDPEADLLFVATDRISAFDHVLGSGIPDKGKILTQLSLFWFDFLASVTKNHLITTNPDQFPTALHPFRSQLAGRSMLVRRAKMFPVECVVRGYLSGSGWKDYQQTGAVCGIPLPIGLRESDRLPEPIFTPAAKNNIGHDENISFATMVDTIGKQYADALRTLTLAIYTQASNYAATKGLILADTKFEFGLIDNELGQPEIILADEVLTPDSSRYWPSASWSPGGPQPSYDKQYVRDYLESIHWNKQAPAPSLPDEVVSRTREKYLEAFHLITGLTSLEGQGA; encoded by the coding sequence ATGTCTTCAGCACTTCTTCATACCGATCTCGGTGATCTGCCGCTCCTCGCCCGCGGCAAAGTCCGCGATATCTATTCCCTAGGCCCTGATCCCGAAGCCGACCTCCTCTTCGTCGCCACCGACCGCATCTCCGCCTTTGACCATGTCCTCGGCAGCGGAATCCCGGACAAAGGCAAGATCCTCACGCAGCTATCCCTCTTCTGGTTCGATTTCCTCGCTTCCGTGACGAAGAATCACCTCATCACCACCAATCCGGACCAATTCCCCACCGCACTTCATCCATTTCGCAGCCAACTCGCCGGGCGATCAATGCTCGTTCGCCGAGCGAAGATGTTCCCGGTCGAATGCGTGGTCCGTGGCTATCTCTCAGGCTCTGGCTGGAAGGACTACCAGCAGACCGGCGCAGTTTGCGGCATTCCGCTCCCGATCGGCCTGCGCGAGTCGGACCGCCTTCCCGAGCCAATCTTTACGCCAGCCGCCAAGAACAACATTGGCCATGACGAAAATATCTCCTTCGCCACCATGGTCGACACAATCGGCAAGCAATACGCAGACGCCCTGCGGACCTTAACACTGGCTATCTATACCCAGGCCAGCAACTATGCCGCAACCAAGGGGCTCATCCTCGCCGACACTAAATTCGAGTTCGGCTTGATCGATAACGAACTGGGCCAGCCCGAAATCATTCTCGCCGATGAGGTACTCACCCCCGATTCCTCCCGCTACTGGCCCTCTGCGTCCTGGTCCCCAGGCGGCCCGCAGCCCTCGTATGACAAGCAGTACGTCCGCGATTATCTCGAAAGCATTCACTGGAACAAACAGGCTCCCGCGCCTAGCCTTCCCGACGAGGTCGTTTCCCGCACCCGCGAGAAATATCTGGAGGCTTTTCATCTCATCACCGGCCTCACCAGCCTGGAAGGTCAAGGCGCGTGA
- a CDS encoding flagellar hook protein FlgE has protein sequence MPNFSIALTGLEANSIALNTIGNNLANLNTTAYKGQSTTFEDLFYQQIGTSGSNDPVQVGVGTRVSGTATSFAQGTISTSANSTDMSLSGDGFFVVQQGGVQSLTRAGNFQLDSVGNLTTINGESVMGFPSVGGAVGKSSTLAPLTLPVGETQSAQATQNVSISTNLDASAAVGAQFQTPVTVYDTLGQSHVATVTYTKASATSWGYAVTLPAADETGTPTGNTGTLTFDSTGKLVTPAANVAGVTFPGMADGASSMNFSLNLYNAGGVATVGQSALASNNVTSNQDGFPAGTYQSFKVDAQGIVSASFSNGNSALIGQVAVASVNNDNGLTRTGDNNFQTTAASGASTIGVAGTGGRATIEDDSLEQSNVDISTEFSNLIVAQRAFEANSKTVTTFDTVTQDAISMIR, from the coding sequence GTGCCTAATTTTTCGATAGCTTTGACAGGACTTGAGGCAAACTCAATTGCGCTCAACACCATTGGTAACAATCTTGCCAACTTGAACACAACTGCCTACAAAGGGCAGAGTACGACCTTTGAAGACCTGTTCTATCAGCAGATCGGTACGTCAGGATCGAATGATCCAGTGCAGGTCGGCGTGGGGACTCGTGTCTCTGGTACAGCTACTAGCTTTGCTCAGGGCACCATTTCGACCAGCGCTAATTCTACGGACATGTCCCTCAGTGGTGATGGCTTTTTCGTGGTGCAGCAGGGAGGGGTGCAATCCCTGACCCGCGCTGGAAATTTCCAACTTGATTCTGTAGGCAATCTGACCACAATCAATGGTGAAAGCGTCATGGGATTTCCAAGTGTTGGGGGGGCGGTAGGCAAGAGTTCGACACTAGCTCCACTAACACTCCCGGTGGGAGAGACACAGTCCGCACAAGCTACGCAGAATGTCTCGATCAGCACGAATCTTGATGCATCGGCGGCTGTGGGAGCCCAATTCCAAACGCCGGTTACTGTGTACGACACACTGGGGCAAAGTCACGTGGCAACGGTGACGTATACCAAAGCCAGTGCGACGAGCTGGGGTTATGCAGTGACACTTCCGGCAGCGGATGAGACCGGCACGCCGACAGGAAATACAGGTACTTTGACCTTTGATTCGACAGGCAAGCTGGTAACACCTGCTGCCAACGTGGCAGGTGTTACATTTCCTGGCATGGCAGATGGCGCAAGCAGCATGAACTTCAGTCTCAATCTGTACAACGCAGGTGGAGTGGCGACGGTTGGCCAATCGGCGTTGGCGAGCAACAACGTCACTTCTAATCAAGACGGCTTTCCTGCGGGCACATACCAGAGCTTCAAGGTGGATGCGCAAGGTATTGTGTCGGCATCATTCAGCAATGGCAACTCTGCCCTGATTGGCCAGGTAGCTGTGGCCTCAGTGAACAATGACAACGGACTTACGCGTACAGGAGACAACAACTTCCAGACTACAGCGGCCTCGGGAGCGTCAACGATCGGCGTTGCGGGGACCGGCGGCAGAGCAACTATAGAAGATGATTCGCTTGAACAGTCGAACGTGGATATCTCGACCGAGTTCTCTAATTTGATTGTCGCCCAGCGAGCATTCGAGGCAAACTCGAAGACGGTAACTACCTTCGACACCGTGACGCAGGACGCGATCAGCATGATTCGCTAA
- a CDS encoding flagellar biosynthetic protein FliO gives MELVQGFTRRQEIEKIPSAGGLGAWMVGALQGRVRIKWRGGVPDRMQQMQLLETLPLGGKRQMMLIACEGERYLVGCGPEAVTSIVKLMPTVSEARPAVKTWL, from the coding sequence ATGGAACTGGTGCAGGGATTTACGAGACGACAAGAGATTGAGAAAATACCATCGGCTGGCGGCCTTGGCGCCTGGATGGTCGGAGCGTTGCAGGGTCGCGTTCGCATCAAGTGGCGCGGTGGAGTTCCGGATCGAATGCAACAGATGCAGCTACTCGAGACGCTTCCGTTGGGAGGGAAGCGTCAGATGATGTTGATCGCCTGCGAAGGGGAACGCTACTTGGTAGGCTGCGGACCCGAGGCGGTGACAAGCATTGTGAAATTGATGCCAACAGTGAGCGAAGCACGGCCTGCGGTAAAGACGTGGCTTTGA
- the fliE gene encoding flagellar hook-basal body complex protein FliE, with translation MVAIDQILGMLQATAGSSATSLSGTAAATGTAGVPFAGVMQAMMQQTATLDKKAVQSVTGLLDGSGVEVHDAMIATQKADMAFELALQVRNKAVGAYQQMLSMQF, from the coding sequence ATGGTGGCAATTGATCAGATTTTAGGAATGTTGCAGGCGACCGCAGGGAGCAGTGCTACGTCGCTGAGTGGGACCGCGGCGGCGACTGGTACGGCGGGCGTGCCATTTGCGGGCGTAATGCAGGCGATGATGCAGCAGACGGCGACGCTTGATAAGAAGGCGGTGCAATCGGTTACCGGGTTGCTGGATGGATCGGGCGTTGAGGTGCATGACGCCATGATTGCTACGCAGAAGGCTGACATGGCATTCGAACTGGCGTTGCAGGTACGGAACAAGGCTGTTGGGGCGTACCAGCAGATGTTGTCGATGCAGTTTTAG
- a CDS encoding flagellar basal body rod protein FlgB → MQINPSMGDALGRYLDLASDQLKLTASNMANIDTPGYKTQGFDFEQEFRRQQSGLDPAGPQITTVDGLVARPDGNNVSMDREGLQLAQTQLKFKMGVELLKGQFSSVMTAIHAETK, encoded by the coding sequence ATGCAAATAAATCCGTCGATGGGCGATGCGCTGGGGCGCTACCTGGATCTGGCGAGCGACCAGCTGAAATTGACAGCAAGCAACATGGCCAACATCGACACGCCGGGCTACAAGACGCAGGGGTTTGATTTCGAGCAGGAGTTTCGGCGTCAGCAGTCGGGCCTGGATCCGGCGGGACCACAGATTACGACGGTTGATGGATTGGTAGCGCGTCCAGATGGGAACAACGTCTCGATGGATCGTGAAGGTCTGCAACTGGCGCAGACGCAGCTTAAGTTCAAGATGGGTGTGGAGCTTCTCAAGGGGCAGTTCTCCAGCGTGATGACTGCGATCCACGCGGAGACGAAATGA
- a CDS encoding FliM/FliN family flagellar motor switch protein produces MSDTELMAAPAEAALSAVPGPMRQGDEWMERIEEHPQWLVLSRLPVVLTARIPLAAFKVRDLLLLQQGQLIESDWSTTEDIPVKIGRVQLAWSEFEVVEDSMAMRLTRLA; encoded by the coding sequence ATGTCCGATACAGAACTGATGGCTGCGCCGGCTGAGGCCGCGCTGTCTGCCGTCCCTGGGCCAATGCGTCAGGGCGATGAATGGATGGAGCGGATTGAAGAACATCCGCAGTGGCTGGTGCTATCTCGGCTGCCTGTTGTGTTGACGGCGCGCATCCCTCTGGCAGCCTTCAAGGTGCGTGATCTTCTGCTTCTGCAGCAAGGGCAGCTGATTGAAAGTGACTGGTCAACGACTGAAGACATCCCAGTCAAGATCGGCCGTGTTCAGCTGGCGTGGAGCGAATTTGAAGTAGTGGAAGACAGTATGGCGATGCGTTTGACACGACTGGCCTAG
- a CDS encoding CvpA family protein, protein MTLASLTVFDWVLVALLVYSTVRAFLRGFLREIFSLVGLVAGILLASWNYNTLAQSLVRWITPITTAQIVAFILIAAGVMIACSLAGKLLRTSADAIGLGFFDRLLGAAFGFVRGCLLGVACMMVLAAFGPWSNLTKNSQLSPYFLAGAHGVSFVVPHDLEQQIANGAAQLKHTAPGWIKQPQ, encoded by the coding sequence GTGACTCTCGCCTCCTTGACTGTCTTTGACTGGGTGCTTGTCGCACTCCTCGTCTATTCGACCGTCCGGGCATTCCTGCGTGGTTTTCTTCGTGAGATCTTCTCCCTCGTCGGCCTCGTCGCCGGCATCCTGCTCGCGAGTTGGAACTACAACACCCTCGCCCAGAGCCTCGTTCGCTGGATTACACCCATTACGACCGCCCAGATCGTAGCCTTCATCCTCATCGCAGCCGGCGTAATGATCGCCTGCAGCCTTGCCGGAAAACTCCTCCGTACCAGTGCAGACGCCATCGGTCTCGGCTTCTTCGATCGTCTTCTCGGCGCAGCCTTTGGCTTTGTCCGAGGCTGTCTCCTTGGTGTTGCCTGCATGATGGTTCTGGCCGCATTTGGGCCATGGTCGAACCTGACCAAAAATTCTCAGCTAAGTCCCTATTTCCTTGCGGGTGCGCATGGGGTATCCTTCGTTGTACCTCACGACCTTGAACAGCAGATTGCGAACGGCGCCGCACAACTCAAGCACACTGCGCCCGGTTGGATCAAGCAGCCTCAGTAA
- a CDS encoding flagellar basal body-associated FliL family protein: MASSSAIPENIVLPSAPVAKLPWVPLILAMVVTVLLCVSVLAGGMFYLMRSGKIFTQKANVAEASAGAPTLIPATHGMILEPMVANLADAGGAAYLKVALTLRLADDPAKKTTASKEEKPAKGMSDAEAAVRDTVLTVIGGQTADQLLGAEGKQHLKASLKSALAKNNPELKIVDLYFVDFLVQR; encoded by the coding sequence ATGGCAAGCTCCTCTGCAATTCCTGAAAATATCGTCCTCCCTTCTGCACCTGTCGCGAAGCTGCCGTGGGTGCCTCTGATCCTTGCGATGGTGGTAACGGTCCTCCTCTGCGTGAGCGTTCTGGCGGGAGGCATGTTCTACCTGATGCGATCAGGAAAAATCTTTACACAGAAGGCGAATGTAGCTGAAGCCTCTGCGGGTGCGCCAACTCTTATACCGGCTACCCACGGAATGATCCTCGAGCCAATGGTTGCAAACCTGGCAGATGCGGGCGGAGCGGCTTATTTGAAGGTCGCGCTTACCCTGCGTCTTGCTGATGATCCTGCGAAGAAAACCACCGCTTCCAAAGAGGAAAAACCTGCTAAGGGGATGAGCGATGCCGAGGCGGCGGTCCGCGACACGGTCTTGACGGTGATCGGTGGACAGACTGCCGACCAGCTCCTTGGAGCGGAAGGTAAGCAGCATCTGAAAGCGTCTTTGAAGTCTGCACTTGCCAAGAACAATCCCGAATTGAAGATTGTCGATCTCTATTTTGTTGATTTTCTAGTGCAGCGATAA
- the fliG gene encoding flagellar motor switch protein FliG, with amino-acid sequence MGAIAPLKMPDALRQNPLLLPVEAGFAPVEMPGLRKAAILMVALGEDLAKSLFQSLSEADVRRVTDEITRLGEVPALLSTQVLTEFYGLLETREHMLRGGPEYAIKLLTEAFGAQRAEALLAQVKGMQQRSSGDLAILQKMEPHQLSKFLENEHPQTVALVLAHLDPKRGSTVLMHLKDTVRVDVVKRLAEMRQFSPEMAQTVALVLHRQMEALGSNGRRSYSGFKAVAELLNRLEPVASKGILEEIETNEPQLAIGIRNLMFTFDDLLTVPSQSMRELVGAVDKRVLAMALKGAKDNLKSYLFLAMSSRAVEMLKEDMDVMGPVRGKDVSAAQQELLSIARKMESEGRIILKIEADNDLTV; translated from the coding sequence ATGGGCGCGATCGCACCGTTGAAGATGCCAGATGCATTGCGCCAAAATCCTCTGTTGCTGCCAGTTGAAGCTGGATTTGCACCCGTGGAGATGCCAGGTCTGCGGAAGGCGGCGATCCTGATGGTGGCGCTTGGGGAAGATCTCGCCAAGTCGCTCTTCCAGAGCCTGAGTGAAGCGGATGTCCGCCGCGTGACGGATGAGATTACGCGGCTGGGCGAAGTGCCGGCACTCCTGTCGACCCAGGTCCTGACCGAGTTCTATGGATTGCTTGAGACACGGGAGCATATGTTGCGCGGCGGTCCTGAGTACGCGATTAAGCTCCTCACCGAAGCTTTCGGCGCACAGCGTGCAGAGGCGCTGCTGGCGCAGGTAAAGGGGATGCAGCAGCGATCCTCCGGCGATCTCGCGATCTTGCAGAAGATGGAGCCGCACCAGCTGAGCAAGTTCCTTGAGAACGAACATCCCCAGACGGTGGCCCTGGTGCTGGCGCATCTCGATCCAAAACGTGGCTCGACGGTGCTGATGCACTTGAAGGATACGGTTCGAGTCGACGTGGTGAAGCGGCTGGCAGAGATGCGTCAGTTCTCGCCCGAGATGGCACAGACCGTGGCGCTGGTGCTGCACCGACAGATGGAGGCACTGGGCTCAAACGGTCGCAGATCGTATTCGGGCTTCAAGGCTGTGGCGGAGCTGCTGAATCGCCTTGAGCCGGTGGCGAGTAAGGGAATCCTCGAAGAGATCGAGACGAACGAGCCGCAGCTTGCGATCGGGATTCGAAACCTGATGTTTACCTTTGACGACCTTCTGACGGTTCCGTCACAGAGTATGCGGGAGCTTGTGGGTGCGGTCGATAAGCGCGTGCTGGCCATGGCGCTAAAGGGAGCTAAAGACAACCTGAAGTCCTACCTCTTCCTGGCGATGAGTTCGCGTGCGGTGGAGATGTTGAAGGAAGACATGGACGTGATGGGGCCGGTGCGTGGCAAAGATGTGAGCGCTGCGCAGCAGGAGCTGTTGTCGATTGCGCGAAAGATGGAAAGCGAAGGACGAATCATTTTGAAGATAGAGGCTGACAATGATCTCACCGTCTGA
- a CDS encoding FliH/SctL family protein, with protein sequence MISPSENAVPDGNPAATGTMWKENWRTGSVLPLEFKAIDHPLRRKTDWMGGDEEEFDARDSRLREEFASLEVRYRAQTQQLPVQLTEARVEARLEARSEWEIELNERIATECERITGVCTEFAKARASYFMSVEEEVVRLALAIAARVLNREAKLDPLLLGAVVRMALEKVAEDSGAVLHVPIAEVESWRTMLSTESESVVTVVGEERMAEAECFLETSVGRVELGVVAQMEEIEKGFFDLLQQRPL encoded by the coding sequence ATGATCTCACCGTCTGAGAACGCAGTACCTGATGGGAACCCGGCAGCGACAGGAACCATGTGGAAAGAAAACTGGCGTACGGGATCGGTTCTACCGCTTGAGTTCAAAGCCATCGATCACCCATTGCGCCGTAAAACGGATTGGATGGGTGGGGATGAAGAAGAGTTCGACGCGCGTGATAGCCGTCTGCGCGAGGAGTTTGCCAGCCTGGAGGTGCGCTATCGTGCCCAGACGCAACAGCTCCCAGTACAGTTGACGGAAGCCCGAGTCGAAGCAAGACTCGAGGCCCGGTCGGAGTGGGAGATCGAACTCAACGAACGCATTGCAACAGAGTGTGAGCGCATCACCGGTGTCTGTACCGAGTTCGCCAAGGCACGCGCAAGCTACTTCATGTCTGTTGAGGAGGAGGTCGTTCGTTTGGCGCTAGCTATCGCCGCGCGCGTGCTGAATCGGGAGGCAAAGCTGGACCCGCTGCTGCTGGGTGCTGTTGTTCGTATGGCTCTTGAGAAGGTGGCGGAGGATAGCGGAGCGGTTCTGCATGTTCCGATCGCAGAGGTAGAGTCCTGGCGCACCATGCTTTCGACCGAAAGTGAGTCCGTTGTGACTGTCGTCGGTGAGGAGCGGATGGCGGAGGCGGAGTGCTTTCTTGAAACGAGCGTCGGACGTGTGGAGTTGGGCGTTGTGGCCCAGATGGAAGAGATCGAAAAAGGCTTTTTTGACCTGCTGCAACAGCGACCGCTGTAA